The Salinibaculum sp. SYNS191 genome has a window encoding:
- a CDS encoding nicotinate phosphoribosyltransferase translates to MARTTFAPVTDDALALFTDLYELTMMQGYVETGHTPEATFSLFFRDLPTDRGYVVAAGLEQAVHYLEHLTFTDAALDYLATQGFGDAVLDALADFDFSGDVRALPEGTVVFPDEPLLEVTAPIFEAQLFETLLINQVGFQSLVATKAARMREAVDRHGDDQTIVDFGSRRAHGTDAGLKAARAAYLGGVTGTSNVAAGRAFDIPVFGTMAHSWVQSFPTERAAFEAFVDVYGDESVLLVDTYDTVGGAETAAAVADERDVDIRGVRLDSGDLVALSKEVNDIVDCGIFVSSGLDEYAIADFLTDGGVATGFGPGTALVTSKDAPTLDPVYKLVAVERDGELAPTMKLSTGKVTYPGQKSVNRVERDGRFERDVLAARDESAPGEDQLVDVFEDGDLVYDLPGLDASRERARRQRERLPEGTRALRDPDPYPVDVGDGLASVTESLRADLAAEYTPE, encoded by the coding sequence ATGGCACGGACGACGTTCGCCCCGGTGACCGACGACGCGCTCGCACTGTTCACGGACCTCTACGAACTGACGATGATGCAGGGGTACGTCGAGACCGGACATACCCCCGAGGCCACGTTCAGCCTGTTCTTCCGGGACCTGCCGACCGACCGGGGTTACGTCGTCGCCGCCGGCCTCGAACAGGCCGTCCACTACCTGGAGCACCTGACCTTCACCGACGCCGCGCTGGACTACCTCGCGACGCAGGGCTTCGGCGACGCCGTGCTGGACGCGCTGGCCGACTTCGACTTTTCGGGGGACGTGCGCGCGCTGCCCGAGGGGACCGTCGTCTTCCCGGACGAGCCGTTGCTGGAAGTCACCGCGCCCATCTTCGAGGCACAGCTGTTCGAGACGCTGCTCATCAACCAGGTGGGATTCCAGAGCCTCGTCGCGACGAAGGCCGCGCGGATGCGCGAGGCGGTCGACCGCCACGGCGACGACCAGACCATCGTCGACTTCGGCTCCCGGCGCGCTCACGGGACCGACGCGGGCCTGAAGGCCGCCCGCGCGGCCTACCTCGGGGGCGTCACCGGCACCTCGAACGTCGCCGCCGGGCGGGCCTTCGACATCCCCGTCTTCGGCACGATGGCCCACTCCTGGGTCCAGAGCTTCCCGACCGAACGGGCCGCCTTCGAGGCCTTCGTCGACGTCTACGGCGACGAGTCCGTCCTGCTGGTGGACACCTACGACACCGTCGGCGGCGCGGAGACGGCGGCGGCAGTTGCAGACGAAAGGGACGTCGATATCCGCGGCGTCCGCCTGGACTCGGGTGACCTCGTCGCGCTCTCGAAGGAGGTCAACGACATCGTCGACTGTGGCATCTTCGTCAGCTCCGGGCTGGACGAGTACGCTATCGCGGACTTCCTCACCGACGGCGGCGTCGCGACGGGGTTCGGTCCCGGCACCGCGCTGGTGACGAGCAAGGACGCGCCGACGCTGGACCCGGTCTACAAGCTCGTCGCCGTCGAGCGCGACGGGGAGCTGGCGCCGACGATGAAACTCTCGACGGGGAAGGTGACCTACCCCGGACAGAAGAGCGTCAACCGCGTGGAGCGCGACGGCCGGTTCGAGCGCGACGTGCTGGCGGCCCGCGACGAGTCCGCGCCCGGCGAGGACCAGCTCGTCGACGTCTTCGAGGACGGAGACCTCGTCTACGACCTGCCCGGGCTGGACGCGTCCCGCGAGCGGGCCCGCCGACAGCGCGAACGCCTCCCGGAGGGGACCCGGGCGCTGCGGGACCCGGACCCGTACCCGGTCGACGTCGGCGACGGGCTGGCGTCGGTGACCGAGTCGCTGCGGGCCGACCTCGCCGCCGAGTACACCCCCGAGTGA
- a CDS encoding AI-2E family transporter → MDSERSFELLLLALATVLTLLLLRPFVPVVLASILLAYLLRPLYTRLEPRLGARPSAIGLIFATLVLFVIPFVLLFNVVVSGLRDLLATIRESGVTTGIDFQGLLESTFGPGFDVQTSLRDFLQDAQGADILQAVFDALGGVSSAFIRLTILLFLLYYLLKSGADLVAWVVDLAPLSPDVAETLLDRSDRLLFAVVVGNTAIAVVDGLLVGLGLLITGFTDVLFWTFLSIFLALIPLIGTTVVWIPAAIYLLLIGNTASGVFLFLYGALVVGAVDNVLRPFLGSSEVGLDPPLFIFGVFSGLVVLGFVGLYFGPVILGLTKILYDTLGKRVTRGDSSG, encoded by the coding sequence ATGGATTCCGAACGTTCGTTCGAACTGTTGTTGCTCGCACTCGCGACAGTCCTGACGCTGTTGCTGTTGCGGCCGTTCGTCCCCGTCGTGCTGGCGTCGATTCTCCTCGCGTACCTGCTGCGGCCGCTCTATACGCGGCTGGAGCCGCGACTCGGCGCGCGCCCGAGTGCCATCGGCCTGATTTTCGCGACGCTCGTCCTCTTCGTCATCCCGTTCGTGCTCCTGTTCAACGTGGTGGTGTCGGGGCTTCGCGACCTTCTGGCGACGATACGCGAGAGCGGCGTGACGACTGGCATCGACTTCCAGGGGTTGCTCGAATCGACGTTCGGGCCCGGCTTCGACGTCCAGACGTCGCTGCGGGACTTCCTCCAGGACGCACAGGGCGCCGACATCCTGCAGGCCGTCTTCGACGCCCTCGGCGGGGTCTCGTCGGCGTTCATCCGGCTGACGATACTGCTTTTCCTGTTGTACTATCTGCTCAAGAGCGGTGCCGACCTCGTCGCGTGGGTCGTGGACCTCGCGCCGCTCTCGCCGGACGTCGCGGAGACGCTGCTCGACCGGTCGGACAGGCTGCTGTTCGCCGTCGTGGTCGGCAACACGGCCATCGCCGTCGTCGACGGACTCCTCGTCGGCCTCGGACTCCTCATCACGGGCTTTACCGACGTGCTGTTCTGGACGTTCCTCTCCATCTTCCTGGCGCTCATCCCGCTCATCGGGACGACGGTCGTCTGGATACCTGCAGCTATCTACCTCCTCCTCATCGGGAACACGGCCTCCGGGGTGTTCCTGTTTCTCTACGGCGCGCTCGTCGTGGGGGCAGTCGACAACGTGTTGCGCCCGTTCCTGGGGTCGAGCGAGGTGGGACTCGACCCGCCGCTTTTCATCTTCGGGGTGTTCAGCGGGCTCGTCGTCCTCGGGTTCGTCGGGCTCTACTTCGGCCCGGTCATCCTCGGACTGACGAAGATACTCTACGACACGCTCGGGAAACGCGTCACTCGCGGCGACAGTTCCGGGTGA
- a CDS encoding formylglycine-generating enzyme family protein, with translation MTRSEADHTAPSEPPADGMVWIPGGTFTMGSEEFYPEEAPTREVSVDGFWMDETPVTNADFAEFVDETDYTTFAERDPDPDDYPGADPDDVVAGSAVFTSPDGPVDRGNPSEWWEYVPGATWLQPLGPDSSLDGKLDHPAVHVAYEDARAYAEWAGKELPTEAQWERAARGGLEGKRFVWGDEHVPDGQLLANTWQGEFPTENKLLDGYERTSPVGAFPANGFGLFDVAGNVWEWTRDWFSADPTAGETAACCTPTNPGGVDMEQSVDPRDPSDVPRKVLKGGSHLCAPNYCFRYRPAARYPEPIDTTTSHVGFRCIVPPE, from the coding sequence ATGACGCGCTCGGAGGCGGACCACACCGCGCCGTCGGAGCCGCCGGCCGACGGGATGGTCTGGATTCCGGGCGGCACGTTCACGATGGGGTCCGAGGAGTTCTACCCGGAGGAGGCTCCGACGCGCGAGGTCAGCGTCGACGGCTTCTGGATGGACGAGACGCCCGTAACGAACGCCGACTTCGCCGAGTTCGTCGACGAGACGGACTACACGACCTTCGCCGAGCGGGACCCGGACCCCGACGACTATCCCGGTGCCGACCCGGACGACGTGGTCGCGGGGTCGGCCGTGTTCACCTCGCCCGACGGACCGGTGGACCGCGGGAACCCCTCCGAGTGGTGGGAGTACGTTCCCGGTGCGACCTGGCTGCAACCGCTCGGACCGGACAGTTCCCTGGACGGGAAACTGGACCATCCCGCGGTCCACGTCGCGTACGAGGACGCCCGCGCGTACGCCGAGTGGGCGGGCAAGGAACTGCCGACCGAGGCACAGTGGGAGCGCGCCGCCCGCGGGGGCCTGGAGGGCAAACGGTTCGTCTGGGGGGACGAACACGTCCCGGACGGGCAGTTGCTGGCCAACACCTGGCAGGGGGAGTTCCCGACGGAGAACAAACTCCTCGACGGCTACGAGCGTACCTCGCCGGTCGGCGCGTTCCCTGCCAACGGCTTCGGTCTCTTCGACGTGGCCGGCAACGTCTGGGAGTGGACGCGCGACTGGTTCAGCGCTGACCCGACGGCCGGCGAGACTGCGGCGTGCTGTACGCCGACGAACCCGGGCGGGGTCGATATGGAGCAAAGCGTCGACCCCCGCGACCCCTCGGATGTCCCGCGGAAAGTCCTGAAGGGCGGGTCACACCTCTGTGCGCCGAACTACTGTTTCCGCTACCGGCCGGCCGCGCGGTATCCCGAACCGATAGACACCACGACGAGTCACGTCGGCTTCCGCTGTATCGTGCCGCCGGAGTGA
- a CDS encoding polymer-forming cytoskeletal protein translates to MTRQNTGRAVFAVGFVVLAMVPWMVAAETTVRPTVEVPAGETLNEDLTATAGRVLVRGTVDGDVTALSADVVVSGEVTGDVTAFAGRVDVSGRVGGKVNAIAGITDVGGDVDDGLSSIGGRLSVAGRVGGVLDAVGVFVDVEEDGRVTGRFQTTAVRTRVNGTVLGGGPILNRSLTGGPGTGDDGAGAARMLAASSVGAGLVQLLPGTVAQPSPLVSLGPGNLLRVSWVEAYRFLANLLLGAVLVGAFPRFSTRVSDLVGREPARTWVSGFAVTLLTPLVLVVFGLSLFGLPIAFAGGALFVVLSWVGSVYGRFALGMLTLAAVPRGLSYVDVDVSPVENRWVGLVVGAFIVEILLQIPAVGPVVDGLVLVLGLGAVTRLAYRSYRRTERSSDESGPEPVTATNAEETREE, encoded by the coding sequence ATGACGCGTCAGAACACCGGACGGGCCGTGTTCGCCGTCGGGTTCGTGGTCCTGGCGATGGTGCCCTGGATGGTCGCCGCGGAGACGACGGTCCGGCCCACTGTCGAGGTGCCGGCGGGCGAGACCCTGAACGAGGACCTGACGGCGACAGCCGGGAGGGTGCTCGTCCGCGGGACCGTCGACGGCGACGTGACCGCGCTGTCGGCCGACGTCGTCGTCAGCGGCGAAGTGACGGGCGACGTGACCGCGTTCGCCGGGCGGGTCGACGTGAGCGGCCGCGTGGGTGGGAAAGTCAACGCAATCGCCGGCATAACCGACGTCGGCGGCGACGTCGACGACGGTCTCAGTTCCATCGGCGGCCGGCTCTCGGTGGCGGGACGGGTCGGGGGCGTCCTCGACGCCGTCGGCGTCTTCGTCGACGTCGAGGAGGACGGACGGGTCACCGGTCGGTTCCAGACCACGGCAGTCCGCACCCGCGTGAACGGAACGGTCCTCGGTGGCGGGCCGATACTCAATCGGTCCCTGACCGGCGGCCCGGGCACCGGGGACGACGGCGCGGGCGCGGCGCGCATGCTGGCAGCGTCGTCGGTCGGTGCGGGCCTCGTGCAGTTGCTCCCCGGGACAGTCGCACAGCCCTCGCCGCTGGTCAGCCTCGGCCCCGGGAACCTCCTGCGAGTGTCGTGGGTCGAGGCCTACCGGTTCCTGGCTAACCTGCTGCTGGGTGCGGTGCTCGTCGGCGCGTTCCCCCGCTTCTCGACCCGTGTGTCCGACCTCGTCGGTCGGGAACCCGCCCGCACCTGGGTGAGCGGGTTCGCCGTCACCCTCCTCACGCCACTGGTGCTGGTCGTGTTCGGGTTGAGCCTCTTCGGACTGCCGATCGCGTTCGCCGGCGGCGCACTGTTCGTGGTGCTGTCGTGGGTCGGCTCCGTCTACGGCCGGTTCGCCCTCGGGATGTTGACCCTCGCCGCCGTGCCTCGCGGGCTGTCGTACGTCGACGTCGACGTCTCGCCGGTCGAGAACCGCTGGGTCGGGCTCGTCGTCGGCGCGTTCATCGTGGAGATTCTGCTCCAGATTCCGGCAGTCGGTCCCGTCGTCGACGGCCTCGTGCTGGTCCTCGGGCTGGGAGCCGTCACCCGCCTGGCCTACCGGAGCTACCGTCGGACCGAGCGCTCATCCGACGAGTCCGGGCCGGAACCGGTGACCGCGACGAACGCCGAGGAGACACGCGAGGAGTGA
- a CDS encoding LURP-one-related/scramblase family protein has protein sequence MSPRRRRERRRARQQGAEIPAAPTRYRMREKLLAIGEDFVIETAGGQPAFKVDGKALRVRNTIQIRDRQGGLRYRVQERVLRLKETMVIQGADGRTAATIKKALVTPLRDRFDVKVAGGPPLHVQGNILDHEYTITRNGKPVATVSKRWFRVRDTYGVEVMAGEDDALVLAIAAAIDTIRQ, from the coding sequence ATGAGCCCGAGACGGCGGCGAGAACGCAGGCGCGCCCGGCAGCAGGGAGCCGAGATTCCCGCCGCGCCGACGCGGTACCGGATGCGCGAGAAACTGCTCGCCATCGGCGAAGACTTCGTCATCGAGACGGCCGGGGGCCAGCCGGCGTTCAAAGTCGACGGGAAGGCGCTCAGAGTCCGCAACACCATCCAGATTCGAGACCGGCAGGGAGGCCTGCGCTACCGCGTCCAGGAGCGCGTCCTCCGCCTCAAGGAGACGATGGTCATACAGGGAGCGGACGGCCGGACGGCGGCGACCATCAAGAAGGCGCTCGTGACGCCGCTCCGGGACCGCTTCGACGTCAAGGTCGCCGGCGGCCCGCCCCTGCACGTCCAGGGGAACATCCTCGACCACGAGTACACCATCACGCGGAACGGGAAGCCGGTCGCGACGGTCTCGAAGCGGTGGTTCCGCGTCCGTGACACCTACGGCGTCGAGGTGATGGCGGGGGAAGACGACGCGCTGGTCCTCGCCATCGCCGCCGCCATCGACACAATCCGACAATAA
- a CDS encoding arylsulfatase produces MPQQEFHGHIGRTYDESEPWWPEQTRAPEDAPNVLLITLDDVGFGQLGCYGGLIDTPNIDRLAENGLRYNNFHTTALCSPTRSCLMTGRNHHSNGLAAITEVSTGFPGYNGHIPHENGMVSEALVEEGFSTYALGKWHLTPAESTSAAGPYDQWPLNRGFERFYGFLGGDTDQYTPALIHDNHQTEPPATPEEGYHLTEDLADRAIEFIGDAKQVDPDKPFFTYFCPGACHAPHQVPQEWIEKYEGEFDMGWDAAREQILEQQKEMGVVPEDTELSPQNEDVDRWDSLSEDEQRLCSRMMEVFAGFLEHTDAQIGKVLDYLEEIGELDDTLVMLVSDNGASAEGGPTGSVDENRFFNNVPESLEENLEAIDDLGGPEYFNHYPWGWTWAGNTPFRRWKRETYRGGASDPLVVSWPNGIEAEGEVREQFVHAIDLAPTIYEAVGIDPPDEVKGYSQSPIEGTSFAYSFDEPDAPEQHTTQYFEMLGTRAIYHDGWRAVHPWPFGEPMTAEDLSATSLEDSGWELYHVEEDFAEANDVASEHPEKVLELAQLWWTEAGKHDVLPLDGRSVQRFAEARPEPGKPRDTYVYHPGGQYIPENAAVKVFNRDHSITADLTVPVGGAEGALLAHGSRSGGYSLYVMDNRLVYVHNYVGVDEYEVVADEPLPEGDVSVRMEFEVTGEPDFATGKGVPGTVRLFYGDQQVGEGEVPVTTPITTGLTAGLSCGKDSVNAVTDAYREQTPFPFTGSIARVTVDVSGEPFVHEEAELDRIMARE; encoded by the coding sequence ATGCCACAACAAGAATTTCACGGCCACATCGGCCGTACGTACGACGAATCGGAACCCTGGTGGCCCGAACAGACCCGGGCCCCGGAAGACGCCCCGAACGTCCTGCTAATCACCCTCGACGACGTCGGCTTCGGGCAACTGGGCTGTTACGGCGGGCTCATCGATACCCCGAACATCGACCGTCTCGCCGAGAACGGCCTCCGCTACAACAACTTCCACACGACCGCGCTCTGTTCGCCCACCCGCTCGTGTCTCATGACCGGCCGCAACCACCACTCGAACGGGCTGGCAGCCATCACCGAGGTCTCCACGGGCTTCCCCGGCTACAACGGTCACATCCCCCACGAGAACGGGATGGTCTCGGAGGCGCTCGTCGAGGAGGGCTTTAGCACCTACGCACTCGGCAAGTGGCACCTCACGCCCGCCGAGTCCACCAGCGCCGCCGGCCCCTACGACCAGTGGCCGCTCAACCGCGGCTTCGAGCGGTTCTACGGGTTCCTCGGCGGCGACACCGACCAGTACACGCCGGCGCTGATCCACGACAACCACCAGACCGAGCCGCCCGCCACGCCGGAGGAGGGCTACCACCTCACCGAGGACCTCGCCGACCGCGCCATCGAGTTCATCGGCGACGCCAAACAGGTCGACCCCGACAAGCCCTTCTTCACCTACTTCTGTCCTGGTGCCTGTCACGCCCCCCACCAGGTCCCACAGGAGTGGATCGAGAAGTACGAGGGCGAGTTCGACATGGGCTGGGACGCCGCCCGCGAGCAGATCCTCGAACAGCAAAAGGAGATGGGCGTCGTCCCCGAGGACACCGAACTGTCCCCGCAGAACGAAGACGTCGACCGCTGGGATTCGCTCTCCGAGGACGAACAGCGCCTCTGCAGCCGGATGATGGAGGTGTTCGCGGGGTTCCTCGAACACACCGACGCGCAAATTGGGAAGGTGCTGGACTACCTCGAAGAGATCGGTGAACTCGACGACACCCTCGTGATGCTGGTCTCGGACAACGGCGCCAGCGCCGAGGGCGGCCCGACCGGCTCCGTGGACGAGAACCGCTTTTTCAACAACGTTCCCGAAAGCCTCGAGGAGAATCTCGAAGCGATAGACGACCTCGGCGGCCCGGAGTACTTCAACCACTACCCCTGGGGCTGGACGTGGGCCGGCAACACTCCCTTCCGCCGGTGGAAGCGAGAGACCTACCGCGGCGGCGCGAGCGACCCGCTGGTCGTCTCCTGGCCCAACGGCATCGAGGCCGAGGGCGAAGTGCGCGAGCAGTTCGTCCACGCCATCGACCTCGCCCCCACCATCTACGAGGCGGTCGGCATCGACCCGCCGGACGAGGTGAAGGGGTACTCCCAGTCGCCCATCGAGGGGACCAGCTTCGCCTATAGCTTCGACGAACCGGACGCGCCCGAGCAGCACACCACCCAGTACTTCGAGATGCTCGGTACCCGGGCCATCTACCACGACGGCTGGCGGGCCGTCCACCCGTGGCCGTTCGGCGAGCCGATGACCGCCGAGGACCTCTCGGCGACCAGCCTCGAAGACTCGGGGTGGGAGCTGTACCACGTCGAGGAGGACTTCGCGGAGGCGAACGACGTCGCGAGCGAGCACCCCGAGAAGGTGCTCGAACTCGCCCAACTGTGGTGGACCGAGGCCGGCAAGCACGACGTCCTGCCCCTCGACGGCCGCAGCGTCCAGCGCTTCGCCGAAGCACGGCCAGAACCCGGCAAGCCACGCGACACGTACGTCTACCACCCCGGTGGTCAGTACATCCCCGAGAATGCAGCCGTCAAGGTGTTCAACCGCGATCACAGCATCACCGCCGATCTGACGGTGCCGGTCGGCGGCGCGGAAGGCGCGCTGCTCGCGCACGGGAGCCGGTCCGGCGGCTACTCGCTGTACGTGATGGACAACCGCCTCGTGTACGTCCACAACTACGTCGGCGTCGACGAGTACGAGGTGGTCGCCGACGAGCCGCTTCCGGAGGGCGACGTCTCGGTTCGGATGGAGTTCGAGGTGACCGGCGAACCGGACTTCGCGACCGGCAAGGGCGTCCCCGGGACCGTGCGCCTGTTCTACGGCGACCAGCAGGTCGGCGAAGGCGAGGTGCCCGTCACGACCCCCATCACGACCGGCCTCACCGCCGGCTTGAGCTGTGGGAAGGACAGTGTGAACGCCGTCACCGACGCGTACCGCGAGCAGACACCGTTCCCGTTCACCGGCAGCATCGCCCGCGTGACCGTCGACGTCAGCGGCGAACCGTTCGTCCACGAGGAGGCCGAACTGGACCGCATCATGGCGCGGGAGTGA
- a CDS encoding metallophosphoesterase has product MADVYYFISDLHIGGDEQLQQVDFLDELLSFLRDLETTSEDAELVINGDAFGLWELTQVDGLAKFDTLVEQYPELFEQFRATGERIPITLIPGNHDYELAAYDEYVDRLAAYNVTLEQEVSLTREVGSSVVHVEHGMQEDPGNRIPDFGNAYANPPGYFVNRQITSRAGRLSGRGKYNWLKDIQAVTPMTQIPDWMMSNYFYREMSAWLRYAVVPFLLLFNVGLLYVVIFGLDRAGLWSLPMNAIERVLRLFGPVGDLVNIVLTANLVVIALLLVIAVPLSVFFRDVRKTLRRFGLVRPSDREEPVEKYHDRARAVFAADPRVAVYVYGHTHRPSLHEVEGRLVLNTGTWLKRLHRVDPFFGLLPPVYYSSYRLNYFRLTATADGGVRVEYDVIDKPNPADETLLQRLTTRTPTRERTIPAETVVAPPHRRESDPEPSNR; this is encoded by the coding sequence ATGGCTGACGTGTACTACTTCATCAGCGACCTCCACATCGGCGGCGACGAGCAACTCCAGCAGGTTGACTTCCTCGACGAACTGCTGTCCTTTCTCCGCGACCTCGAAACGACCAGCGAGGACGCCGAACTCGTCATCAACGGCGACGCCTTCGGCCTGTGGGAGTTAACGCAGGTCGACGGGCTGGCGAAGTTCGACACGCTGGTCGAGCAGTACCCCGAACTGTTCGAACAGTTCCGGGCGACCGGCGAGCGGATACCGATTACGCTCATCCCCGGCAATCACGACTACGAACTCGCCGCCTACGACGAGTACGTCGACAGACTCGCGGCGTACAACGTCACGCTGGAACAGGAAGTCTCTCTCACGCGGGAGGTCGGGTCGTCCGTCGTCCACGTCGAACATGGGATGCAGGAGGACCCGGGCAACCGGATTCCGGACTTCGGGAACGCCTACGCGAACCCGCCGGGCTACTTCGTCAACCGGCAGATAACGAGCCGTGCGGGACGCCTGTCGGGCCGGGGGAAGTACAACTGGCTCAAGGACATCCAGGCGGTCACGCCGATGACGCAGATTCCGGACTGGATGATGTCGAACTACTTCTACCGGGAGATGAGCGCCTGGCTCCGCTACGCCGTCGTCCCCTTCCTCCTGTTGTTCAACGTCGGCCTGCTCTACGTCGTCATATTCGGCCTCGACAGGGCGGGTCTCTGGTCGCTTCCCATGAACGCCATCGAGCGCGTCCTCCGGCTCTTCGGGCCCGTCGGGGACCTGGTAAACATCGTCCTCACGGCCAACCTGGTCGTCATCGCGCTGTTGCTCGTCATCGCCGTCCCGCTGTCCGTGTTCTTCAGAGACGTCCGGAAGACGCTCCGGCGATTCGGCCTCGTCCGGCCGAGCGACCGCGAGGAACCCGTCGAGAAGTACCACGACAGGGCGCGGGCGGTCTTCGCGGCCGACCCCCGGGTCGCCGTGTACGTCTACGGCCACACGCACCGCCCCTCGCTGCACGAGGTGGAGGGCCGACTCGTCCTCAACACGGGGACGTGGTTGAAACGCCTGCACCGGGTCGACCCGTTCTTCGGCCTGCTCCCGCCGGTCTACTACTCGTCCTATCGGCTCAACTACTTCCGGCTCACCGCCACGGCGGACGGGGGCGTCCGCGTCGAGTACGACGTCATCGACAAGCCGAACCCGGCCGACGAGACGCTCCTCCAGCGCCTCACCACCCGGACGCCGACGCGGGAGCGGACGATACCGGCCGAGACCGTCGTCGCCCCGCCCCACCGGCGGGAATCCGACCCCGAGCCCTCGAACAGGTAA
- a CDS encoding TIGR00341 family protein: protein MRLVQVLIPEGNRSSVLDALDEEGIDYAVFEEVGRGDFEAMVQFPVPPSGVEPVMEDLVEAGIREHAYTIVLPTETVVSERLSALVERFPGLRISREELYARAQDLAPANSTFFAFLILSTVIATTGLLLDSAATIIGAMVVAPLMGPAISASVGAILDDPKMASRGVTLQVTGLLAAILTAAVMGWLLKQTVLIPPGLDIRTIPQVAERTSPNFLSLFLALGSGIAGSLSIMRGSGSTLVGVAIAVALVPPAATSGLGIAFGLPGVAIAGAVLVVVNLLAINVSALVLFFLAGFKPLEAGRFEGVRASVFSRIVVIGIAIAVLSIVLGAVTWTTFQTQDFEQRTQNELQQRFDEADIEGVDLVSVTVDYTPVDLVLGNEPRVSVLVGIPRDLEAPPDLAQRWDDDLTAEFGRDVVVRVGFIEAQISDGRTPAGQPRPEGRLATGV, encoded by the coding sequence ATGCGACTCGTTCAAGTGCTGATTCCGGAGGGTAACCGCTCGTCAGTCCTCGACGCGCTCGACGAGGAGGGCATCGACTACGCCGTCTTCGAGGAGGTGGGGCGGGGGGACTTCGAGGCGATGGTCCAGTTCCCCGTCCCGCCCAGCGGCGTCGAACCGGTGATGGAGGACCTGGTCGAGGCGGGCATCAGGGAGCACGCCTACACCATCGTCCTCCCGACGGAGACGGTGGTCTCGGAGCGGCTGTCCGCGCTCGTCGAGCGGTTCCCCGGCCTCCGCATCTCCCGCGAGGAACTGTACGCGCGGGCACAGGACCTCGCACCGGCGAACTCGACGTTCTTCGCGTTTCTCATCCTGAGTACCGTCATCGCGACGACGGGGCTGTTGCTCGACTCCGCGGCGACCATCATCGGCGCGATGGTCGTCGCCCCGCTGATGGGGCCGGCCATCTCGGCGAGCGTCGGCGCTATCCTCGACGACCCGAAGATGGCCTCGCGGGGCGTCACGCTCCAGGTGACCGGCCTCCTCGCGGCAATCCTCACGGCCGCAGTCATGGGCTGGCTGCTCAAGCAGACGGTCCTCATCCCGCCGGGCCTCGACATCCGGACCATCCCCCAGGTCGCGGAGCGGACGAGCCCGAACTTCCTGTCGCTCTTTCTCGCCCTCGGGTCGGGCATCGCCGGGTCGCTCAGCATCATGCGCGGCTCCGGGTCGACGCTCGTCGGCGTGGCAATCGCCGTCGCGCTGGTCCCGCCGGCCGCGACCTCGGGACTCGGCATCGCGTTTGGGTTGCCGGGCGTCGCCATCGCGGGTGCCGTGCTCGTCGTCGTGAACCTGCTCGCCATCAACGTCTCCGCGCTCGTCCTCTTTTTCCTGGCGGGGTTCAAGCCGCTGGAGGCCGGCAGGTTCGAGGGCGTTCGCGCCTCCGTCTTCTCGCGCATCGTCGTCATCGGCATCGCCATCGCGGTGCTGTCCATCGTCCTCGGCGCGGTCACCTGGACGACGTTCCAGACCCAGGACTTCGAGCAGCGCACGCAGAACGAACTCCAGCAGCGCTTCGACGAGGCGGACATCGAGGGCGTCGACCTCGTCTCGGTGACGGTCGACTACACGCCGGTCGACCTGGTCCTCGGCAACGAACCGCGGGTCAGCGTGCTCGTCGGGATCCCCAGAGACCTCGAAGCGCCACCCGACCTCGCCCAGCGCTGGGACGACGACCTGACGGCGGAGTTCGGCCGGGACGTCGTCGTCCGCGTCGGCTTCATCGAGGCACAGATTTCGGACGGGCGGACGCCGGCGGGACAGCCACGGCCAGAGGGCCGGCTCGCGACGGGAGTCTGA
- a CDS encoding DUF1269 domain-containing protein — MDGAEKMREKMYDFQRRELITLEDAAVVVRNEKGKAKVKQAHSLVGAGALGGAFWGMLIGLLFFAPWLGLIAGAAAGAVSGKLGDIGIDDSFIKNVSEAIEPGNSALFLLTRDAKLDRIVEETSDMSFEIIETNLSPDEETRLREAFAAEEVAG, encoded by the coding sequence ATGGACGGCGCCGAGAAGATGCGGGAGAAGATGTACGACTTCCAACGGCGCGAACTGATAACGCTCGAAGACGCTGCGGTGGTCGTCCGCAACGAGAAGGGGAAGGCGAAGGTCAAGCAGGCACACAGCCTCGTCGGGGCGGGAGCCCTCGGGGGCGCGTTCTGGGGAATGTTGATAGGGTTGCTCTTTTTCGCCCCGTGGCTCGGCCTGATTGCGGGCGCAGCGGCCGGCGCAGTCAGCGGGAAACTCGGTGACATCGGCATCGACGACTCGTTCATCAAGAACGTGAGCGAGGCAATCGAGCCCGGCAACTCCGCGCTGTTCCTCCTGACGCGGGACGCGAAGCTGGATCGCATCGTCGAGGAGACCTCGGACATGTCGTTCGAGATTATCGAGACGAACCTCTCGCCCGACGAGGAGACGCGGCTCCGGGAAGCGTTCGCCGCCGAAGAGGTCGCCGGGTAG